One Paenibacillus sp. SYP-B4298 genomic window, GACCGGTACAACAATCAGAGTCAGCATCGTAGAGCTGAACAAGCCGCCGATCACTGTAATGGCCAATCCACCCGAGATGAGGCTCGTAGTGGAGCCGGATAAAGCCAAGGGGACTAGCGCCAGCATCGTTGCACATGCGGTCATCAAGATCGGGCGCAGTCGCGTCTTCGACGCTTCAACAATAGCTTCGGTCAGGCCCATGCCGGATGCGCGATTGTTCTCGACCCGATCCAGCAGGACGACGGCATTGGTCACGACGATGCCAACGAGCATCAGCATTCCGATCATGCCGCTCATCGAGAGCGGTTGTCCCGCAATCAGCAGCGCACCGAGCGCTCCAACCGGAATGAACACAAGCGAGGACATGATGATCAGTGGTGTCCTTAGTCCGCCGAAGGTGATACTCATGACCAAAAATACGAGTCCTACTGCAGCTCCCATAGCTATGCCTATGTTCACAAAGCCTTCACTAATCATCTCCAGTCCGCCTCCGACATTGGCTTCGACGCCCTCTGGAAATACGAGGCTATTCAGATCGGCTTCAACGCGCTTGGTTACCGCTGACACCTCGTCCTCATTTTTTACCGTAGCGCTGACCTTGGCATACATCCGTCCATCATCATGATTGACTGTAATCCAGGCATGCTCTTCCGTAATGTCCGCTATTTCTTTCAGTTGCCTGATTCCCCCCTGTGTCGCAATCGGTATGCTCTCCAATTGCTCCCGGGACACAATGTCCTGCTTGTAGGATACGGTTATGCTTCTGGATTTGTTGTCCAGCGTGTAGGTTCCTGCATCCACAGGACGCAGGCGCTCGCCGACGGTCTGCATCACCAGATAAGGGCTGACGTTCAGATCGATACCCTCCTGATTCAGCTCGATCCCCCATTTTGGAGTCACTTCATTCATATTATTGGCAATATCCTTCACATCGCCGTTTTGCTTCAAGAGCGCCTCAACCTGCTTCGAGGCTTCCGCCAGGCTCTCCACATTAGACGAGTACAAATTCACCTCGATGGTATTGCCGGTCGGTGGGCCTTGCTGCTCGCCCTCCTTAACCTGGACGGCTGTGTCCGGCACCACGGCAGCGGCTACGTCTGGCAGCTCTGCGTTCAGTTGCTCCACGACGTGCTTCATATCTGTTCCTTCGGCGAACTGCACGTTCACCGTCGCCTTGTTCTTGCCGCCCGCGGAGAGGATCGGACTTGCTCCACTGCTCCCAACAGACGCCTGATAGCTCTCAAGACCGGTCAGCTCCTGCACATAGTGTTCAATCTTCGCAGTGACGTTATCCGTCTGCTCCAGGCTGCTCTGGGCGGGCAAGACAAGCTCGATTGTTGCATTGGGAGTAGCGCTTGCCGGAAAGAAGACGACGCCGAGCGCCGGGATCAGACTTAGCGAGCCAATCAGCAGCGCAACCGCCGCTGCAAGCACAGTCTTCTTGCGCTTCAATGCGCCACGAATGATGCGCTCAAACCGATCTGCCAGCCAGCTCGGCTCTTTATGCGCCTTGACATTGCGGAAGTACCGACTGCCAAGCACTGGAATCAGCATAATCGCGACGAGCAAGGAGGTGACAATGGAAATGACGACCGCAATTGAGAACGGCCGGAAAAATTCTCCGATAATGCCACCCACGAAAGCAAGCGGTGCAAACACGACTACAGTAGCAATAGTGGAGGAAGCGACAGGGCCAATTACTTCCTTCGTAGCCTGATAGGCAAGCGCCTTGCCCTTGAGCTGGTCACCCTTTTCCTGGCGCCATCTGAATATATTTTCGATTACCACAATGCTGTCATCCACAATTCGTCCGATCGATACCGCAATCCCGCCCAATGTCATAATATTGAGTGTATAATCCATCTGGTTCAGCACTGCGATCGTCGCAAAGATGGAAATTGGCAGGGAAAGAATCGAGATCAAGGTGGCTCTTACATTGCGCAAAAACAGGAAAATGATGAGCACACAGAACAGCGCTCCGTATAGTCCTTCCTTCACCAGTCCATCTACCGACTTGTTGATTTCCTTACCCAGATCGGTAATGACATGCACATTCAGCTCTCCGCTCTGCTCGTAGGCAGCCAGCGCCTCCTTAACGGCATCGGCGACATCCGCCGTGTTCGCATCCTGCTCCTTCACCACCTCCACCACATAGCTCGGCTCGCCATTGAAGCGAACAAGCTCGTCGCTGGAGGTCGAAGTGCGAATCTCGGCGATGTCGGACAGCACGAGCGGCTGGCTTCCAGCCGCGGACGCCTCCGCTCCCGCTGACGCAGCACTTCCCGCCGGAAGCTGGCCTTGGGCCATCGAAGAAGGCGATGCCCCCCCTGCACCAGCCCCTGAAGCAGTCCCTGCGGCAGAACCTCCCGGAGGCTGCTGCCCCGAGCCACTGGTGCTTGCGCTCGGCGAGGCGGCTGCTCCGAGCTTAAGCTGCTCCACCTGCTCCAGGGATTGCAGCTTGCCGGTCAGGCGGATCGGGATGGTGACGTCATCTTGTGAGACAGCCCCCAGCGGCAGAGCATAGTCGGCCGCTTGCAATGCACTCTTGATCGAGCTGAGAGAAATACCGGCTTGCGCAGCCTTTTCCTTGTCGACAACAATGTCCAGATGCTCAGAGGCAATCCCTTTGAGCCGCACCGAGTAGACGCCATCGAGCTTTTCCAGCTCCGGCGCAATGACCTCCTCCAGTCTGGTTTGCAATGCTTGAGCATCCTCTGTCGCGGAGAAGATGGCTGCTTGATAGATCGGCTGCGAATTCGCAGACTGTCTAAGAAAGCTCACTGTCGCGTTGTCCGGCAAGTCCACCTTGTTGACGGCGGACTCGATCTTTGCCGATAGCTCGTCCATATCCGAGCCGAACGGGTATTGAATAATAATACTTGCTATGTTCTCCGAGGTCGTGCTAGTTAACGACTCATAGCCCTTTACGGACTGCAGACTAGCCTCGATCGGCCCGGTAACCGCAGCTTCAATCTCTTCGGTCGACGCTCCCGGCTGAGCGACCTGAATGAACACCGCGGGAAATTCCAGATCCGGGAAGGTCTGCTGCTTGATCTGTGTTGCAGCAAACAAACCGTAACCCATAACCAGCATACATAGAATGACAACCGCTGTTCCATTTTTCAGACTGAATTTTGTCATCCAACTCATCTGTAATCTCACCTTTCTAATCTGTGTCTGAATTGAATTATACATGCTGTTTTTGTACACAATTTGTACGGCGTTAAAAAACGTCGGATACAGGCCGGATTCTGCCCGCCGTGAGTATTCCTCTACTGCCGCGAAGCGTGAAGGGCCATCACTTCAATTGGAACAGGAAATTACTGTAATTAATGGATGCAATCATCTAATCACATACGTTTAATTCATCTTTGGGCTTTAAGCTGCTGAACATATAAGCTTTTTATGTGAACATCTATACTTTATCAGGTTCGACGCGAACTGTATTTTTGATACAATAGAGTTATGCGTCTGCAACCAGAATAGATTACGATACGGAGGATTGGACATGAATGAACCGGTAAAACCAAATGAGCCGATCGTCAAGCATATCTACACTGCTGACCCGTCTGCTCATGTATTTGAGGGCAAGCTATACATCTACCCTTCCCACGATCTTGATCATGAGAACACATCCAATGATAATGGTGACCAGTATGATATGGAAGACTATCATGTACTGTCCATTGACAGCCTGGATGCACCTTGCGTCGATCACGGGGAAGCGCTTCATCTGCGTGATATTCCTTGGGCGAAGCAGCAGCTATGGGCGCCTGATGCAGCCTACCGCAATAATACGTACTATCTGTTCTTCCCTGCCAGGGACAAGGAGGGAATCTTCAGACTCGGCGTAGCGACAAGCCCTTCGCCATCAGGGCCGTTCACTCCCGAGCCGAACTACATTCCGGGCAGCTTCAGCATCGATCCGGCTGTCTTCATTGATGAGGACGATCAGGCTTATGTCTACTTCGGCGGACTGTGGGGCGGCCAATTGGAGAAGTGGCAGACGGGCGCTTACGTCGAGGATGCAGAAGGGCCGGAGCCATCTGCTCCAGCGATTGGCCCTCGTGTAGCCAAGCTGAGCGAGGACATGCTCTCCTTCCAGCACGATGCATTGGAAATCTCGATCCTTGACGAGAACGGCCAGCCGCTGACCGCTGGCGATGAGGAGCGCCGTTACTTTGAAGGGCCGTGGATGCACAAATATAACGGAACCTACTACTTGTCCTATTCGACTGGCTCGACGCATCAGATTGTGTACGCGACCAGCGACAATCCGCTTGGCCCGTTCACCTATCGCGGCGTCATCCTGACGCCGGTGCTCGGCTGGACGACGCATCATTCGATCGTCGAGTTCCAAGGCAAATGGTATCTGTTCTACCATGACAGCTCGCTCTCTGGCGGCGCTGACAATAAACGCTCTGTCAAATTTACCGAGCTGCATTACAACGAGGATGGCACCATTCAGATGATTCCTTATCCATCCTAGAGCAGCTAATGATAGCAAGCTGATTTGCTCCCTCTAGATAGCCCCTTATCCATAGAGAGAACAATGTTAGAATGTGAAAAAATACGGCCGTAGCCCTGAATTCGATGGAATTCAGGGCTACGGCCATTACATGACTGAATGAATTGTCTGTCTTTCTATCCGTACTCGCTTAGCAATAATCAAGCGATGATCCGCTAATATGAATCTCCATTTGTAACTCCTTAATTTTTCAAAGCTAATATAAAATACAGCGCGGCAACTTCAGAAATATCAAGTGTCGAATCAAAAATATCAAAAGTAACTAGATTGGATTGAGGCGGCATTAATCCCGCCGGTATCGCTTCAGCAATTTTTTTATTATTTATCGAAAAGCGAACAATCCGGTCAGCAAAATCTTTTTTGATCCAAACTTGCTCATCATTTTTGGTATATAGAAATTGAGGGTTCGTTTTAATTTTTGTCTTGCTTTCCATTTTGTGCTCTTGATCCCCTATGAGTATTCTCCAGCGTTCAACGATCAACGTTTTGACGTTGTTCACCTCAACTACATGCAGAACCAATTGTTTGTCGCTATCATACACTTTTACATTATTTACGAAGTTATCGAAGATCAAATTGATTGTACGCTGCGTCCAATTGGCATGATAGCGCTGTATATAACCAATGATCCCCCCTGTTTCATCCTTTATTTCGCATATAGATGTATTATTTCTTAAAAAAGGAAAACGAATCGTATACTTCATATCATATACCTCGAATAATAGAGATAACAAGCCGACTTGGATACTTAGGCAACCTTTCCCTTACTGGATAAATGAAAAGAATTAACAATGGAATACACCCAAATGATGGGGTAAATGAAAATTCCAATAACAACGGAAATAAGTAAGATGGAAATAAAATCAATTATAATCAACAAAACTCCTTTTTTAACATATCCAAGATATAAATGTCCTAAGCCTGGGTAAATCACAGACAGAAGAACCGCCAACCAAGTCTTCTTCAATCCAATTCCCCCTCATCTACTATCATATTTAATCACCCAAAATTTATCAACTATAAACAAAATTGCATAATATCATTTCGTTATCTTGCGCTTCCATTGCTCCTGTTGTCCATCCGACGTTATTTCAGGGTATACTTAGGGAGAGGGGGGATCAAGGATGAAGGATGAGTTGATTCTAGAGACATCAGATCGCCGGCAGGCGGATGGGAGCGACCGCGTACAGCAGGAGCAGCAGCTCCCTAGGCCACTGACGGAGGAGCAATGGCGAGCAGTCCGGGATAATGATTCGTCCTATGATGGTCGTTTCTTCTATGCTGTGAAGACGACAGGCATTTTTTGCCGTCCTTCCTGCAAATCCAGGGTACCCAATCGGGAGAATATCGGCTGGTTTCATTCGTCGCAGGAAGCGTTGGCCGCCCAGTATCGCCCCTGCAAGCGATGTCGACCTACCCTTGAACGATGGCCGGATGAGGAATGGGTTGCCGCTATCGCTCGCTATGCAGAACAATATTATCGCGCCCCGCTATCGCTAGAGGAGCTAGCACAGTTGAGCCATGGAACCCCCTATCATCTACATCGCACCTTCAAACGAATCAAGGGGGTCACGCCCCTGGACTATATTCAGAGCTTGCGAATCAATGAGGCCAAATCACTGCTCGCACACTCGCCGCTAAGCATAGCCGAAGTGGGCCGAGCGGTCGGCATGACCAACACCTCTTATTTCATTACACTATTCAAGAAAAAAACCGGCCATACTCCGAACGCCTATCGGCAGTTGCATCAACAACAGCAGCCGCACGCTTAGCCCGTTCGGCCGTAATAGGCCGGTCATGCGATAGAACTCATGGAACAGAATTACACAAGCAGAATCGGCAGAAGCCGCTCTGCACGGAGAGGAGAATGAATCATGTCTGTCCCAACCCCAATCCTGTACTGGTCTGTGCTGGAGACTGAGGACTGGAGGCTGCATCTGGCAGCAACAGAGGAGGGCCTATGCTTTGTCGGCGCACATGGTCAGCCGTACACCGAGCTGACCGACTGGGCCTCTGCACGTTATCCTCGGCAGGCGCTGGCGCGCGATGACAGCCGGCTCCAGCCCTATGCAGCAGAGCTCGCAGCTTTCCTGCTAGGCAAGCAAGAACACTTCGCCCTGCCGCTTGCCTGCCGGGGGACGTCCTTTCAGGAGAGTGTCTGGCAGGCGCTCCGCGCTATCCCTTATGGAGAGACCCGATCGTATTCGGATATTGCCCGGGCAATCGGCAGGCCAGCGGCTGTGCGGGCGGTCGGCGCTGCGATCGGCGCTAACCCGGTACTCATCGCTATTCCCTGCCATCGGGTCGTTGGCAAGAATGGCACGCTGACCGGCTATCGCGGCGGCTTGGACATGAAGAGTCGGCTGCTAGCAATGGAGTCTGGCCGCCCGCTAACAGCTACGGCGGCTGCTCCTGCCTCCGTTGAGATACGCTGACGCTAACAGCGCCAGAGCCCCGCATTCCTCGGCTATTGTCCTGCGACAACGTTAACCAGCACTACTGCTGCCTGCCTAATGCCTAAACCTGACTTCGGCATTAGGCAGGCAGCAGTGCGGTTATGGTCATCAGGCGTTCCCCAGGCTTCGAGCCGCGCTCCGCATAGCGCGGATGGCCTCCTTATCGTTAGTGCTGACGCGGCGCGATTCGACTATTTTTTGCAGCGCCTTGCTGTATGTCGCCTGATCCAGTGAGCAGTGCTGGAGATAGGCCATCGTCCGCTCGGGCAGCCTCGCGAAACAGACCGATACCGCCCAGGCTACTGCCATCTTGACGTAGTAGCCATCATGCCGTATCTGATCTAGCTGCGTCAGCACCTGTTCGATATATTCTTCATCTACATAGTAGTTCAGCAGCATCACCACACCGAAGCGCAGCTCATACTCCTGCGCCCCCCGCAGGTACGGCTGCAAGAACTGCCATATGCGCGGACGGTGTGCGGCCGTGATCTTCAACCCCGAGCAGAAGCTGTCACATACCGACCAGTTATCGATGCGCGGCACGAATGCAGCGACCTGCTGCAAAACCTCCTCCACATCTGCCCGTATATACCCGATCACCATGCCCTGCAGCATGACTTCCTCAAACCATTCTCCATCAGCCGAGGCCAGATAAGCGGCCCAGTCGCCGCGAGCGATCTGCTTGGCCAACGCCCGCAGATGAGGCAGACGTACCCCCATCATCGGGCCAACCTCAGGAATTAACGCCGAAGCAAATGCCCGGTATGACTCCTCTGCAAGCTCCTGCAGCTTGGTTCTGATCTGCTGCTCCATCTTTGCCGTCGCTCCTTTTGCCTTCATGAGTATCTATCCCTGCCGCTACATCCTTGCCACTCATGCAGTTGGCTCAGCAGTCTTTAGTCTAATGATACCGCAGCGGCGGGAGCATGCCCATGCTCCAGGAATGAAACAGCAAGATCGCGTTACCCCGTCAGCTGAAGCCGCGGGTGGAGCCGTTGCATTCTCGCCTTCTTGCCTTATTGCCTTCGTATCTACTCCCCCATGATCTGCGCCAGCAGCTCATACGAATGCAGACGCGCCTGATGGTCATAGATTTGACCCGCCACAATCAACTCATCCGTTCGCGTCTCTTCAATGATTGTATCGAGCTTGCGCTTGACGGTATCCGGGCTGCCGACAGCCGAATATTTCAGCATCTTGCCATAGACCAGAAGCTGCTCCTGGGCTGTCCACCGCCCATCCATCGTATCTACCGGCGGCTTCAGTCCGCCCCGTTCACCACGAATCAGGCTCAGGAACTGCTGCTCCTGCGAGGTCGCCAGCCTCCGGGCCTCCTCGTCCGTTGCAGCAACGACCGCATTGACCCCAATCATGACGTAAGGCTTCTCCAGGACAGCAGATGGCTGAAAATGGCGATGATACAGCTCCAGTGCCTGCAACAGATAATCCGGGGCAAAATGACTCGCAAACGCAAACGGCAAGCCGAGCTGACCTGCCAGTTGGGCGCTGAAGCCACTGGAGCCAAGCAGCCAGATTGGAATGTTCAGCCCCTCCCCCGGAACGGCGCGCACGCCGGGAACACCGCCTCCCATCGCCGGATTCAGATACGAGCGCAGCTCGTGAAGCTGTTCGGGAAAGTCGTTACCGTCGCTATGAAGGCCACGCCGCAGCGCTCTCATCGCTGGCTGATCTGTGCCGGGCGCACGCCCTAGCCCCAGATCAATCCGTCCCGGGAACAGCGACTCCAAGGTGCCGAATTGCTCGGCGATCATGAGCGGTGCATGGTTCGGCAGCATGATGCCGCCCGATCCGACCCGAATGGTCTGAGTATGCGCAGCGACATGACCGATAATAACCGAGGTCGCCGAGCTGGCGACGCCCGTCATGTTATGATGCTCTGCCAGCCAGTAGCGGTTATAGCCCCACTGCTCCACATGCTGTGCCAGATCGACCGTATTGCGAAACGATTGGGCAGGTGTCCCCCCATCCAATACAGGCGCAAGGTCGAGCACCGATAATTTCACTTGATGATTTGCCATCTTACATCAGCCTCCTATTCAATCATTCTGGCAACATTGCTGGCAATCCGGTTCATATACGCTGTCATCGCCGCGATTTCATGATCTGAGAAATCACGGGTCATCTCCTCCAGGCATTGCCTCCGCTTCGCTTCCAGCTCCATAAGCTCTGCCTTGCCGCTGTCCGTCAAGGAAATCAGCGTCACACGCTTATCCTGCTCAGGCTTGCGGCTTGCAATCAATTGCTGCTGCTTCAACTGCTGCAGATGACGGGTGATGGCCGCCGCATCCAGCCCGAGCTGCTGCTGCAGCTCCAACTGGCTCAGCTCCTTGCGTCGCTCGATAGCATGCAAAATCTCCAGCTTCGTGCAGCTCGTGCTGACCGAGGCCGTAAAGGCCTGACCCATCTCCTTCACAAGCACATGCAAGCGGTACAGCAGCCTCTCGCGATCTGTGCATACAGGTTCGATATGCTCACCTCATTTAGTTGATGCATCAATTGTTGATATATCAAGCATTATAGTTGTTCTGCACCTGCAATGCAAGTCTACATCTACAGCAAGTCTTGCTGCATGGCAACGGCGTGTAACTACGAGCAGAGCCGCATCTCAGACAAAGCACGACAAATTCTGCGATCCAAGCAATGTACACGCTCCCTAGCCGCAACTGCTCCTGTTTTGCTTCATCAGAAACGGCAGTCCGATTAGGTAGCTCACCCACCTGTCGGACTGCCGTCCTGATTCGTTTATCTGGAGAATAGATGCTTCTTTAACTCACGATTCTTGTCAGCGAATCGGTCGTTATGGGAGGAGACCATTGCGCGCTCCTCTGCCTCAGGCGTAATATAGCGCTTCGCCTTATTCACAGCGTTGGCCGCATCCTGGAAGGCGCCTGCAATCAGATGCAGCTTGCCCTCGTGATGCAAGATGTCGCCTGCCGCATAGATGCCAGGCACCGAGGTTTCGCTCATTGCTGTACCGGCAATCCAGTGCTCATACAGTTCCAGACGAATGCTGCTGTTCTGCAGCAGCTCCTTGTCCCGCTCGTAGCCGTGGTTGATTATGACCTCATCCACCTCAAGCTCCACCGCGCTGCCATCCTCATTGCTGGTGAGCGCGACGCGCTCAATCTTGTCCTGACCAGGCGAGGCAACCAGTCTGTCGATCGTCGTGTTCAGCCAGCAGGTCACCGAGCTGTCATGCAGGCGCGAGACATCGGCTTCATGCCCCTGCAGCACCTCCTTACGGTAGGTCAGGTGCACCTGCGCCGCGATTGGCTCCAGCTCATTGGCCCAATCGATTGCCGAGTTCCCGCCGCCGGAGATCAGTACCCGCTTCCCCTTGAAGCGCTCCAGCGACTTGACCGTGTAATGCAGGTTGCTCACCTCAAAGCGTTCTGCCCCCTCAATCTCCAGCTTCATCGGCTTCAAGATGCCTCCGCCGACCGCCAGGATGACTGTCCGCGAGTGATGCTCTTGTCCTGAGGCCGTGTGAAGGATGAATTGTCCGGCTTCGCCCCTGCCGATCGATGTCACCTTCTCGCCAAGCACCACCTCCGGCTGAAAGGTCAGTCCCTGGGCGACCATCTGTTCAATTAATTGTGCGCCAGGAAGCGGGGGCACGCCCCCTACATCCCAGACCATTTTCTCTGGATAGACATGAACCTTGCCGCCCAGCCGCGGCTGGAACTCGATAATCTTCGTCTTCATCTCCCTCAACCCGCTATAGAATGAGGCGAACAAGCCTGCAGGCCCACCGCCAATAATCGTCACGTCGTATAATTCCTTCTCGTTCATTGCGCTCGCTCCATTTCTATTCATTATCATTATTGAGCCGATGGATTGCCGGGAGCCGTCCGACATGCGCAACTCCAGCAGTGTATACAGAGACAGGCTGTGCCCTCCGCCACCGACTCCATCCACGGTTCCCGAACACAGCGCCGCCACCATCTGCTGTCGTGTCCAGCCTAC contains:
- a CDS encoding methylated-DNA--[protein]-cysteine S-methyltransferase, encoding MSVPTPILYWSVLETEDWRLHLAATEEGLCFVGAHGQPYTELTDWASARYPRQALARDDSRLQPYAAELAAFLLGKQEHFALPLACRGTSFQESVWQALRAIPYGETRSYSDIARAIGRPAAVRAVGAAIGANPVLIAIPCHRVVGKNGTLTGYRGGLDMKSRLLAMESGRPLTATAAAPASVEIR
- a CDS encoding sugar ABC transporter permease, whose product is MKKTWLAVLLSVIYPGLGHLYLGYVKKGVLLIIIDFISILLISVVIGIFIYPIIWVYSIVNSFHLSSKGKVA
- a CDS encoding MarR family transcriptional regulator, which produces MLVKEMGQAFTASVSTSCTKLEILHAIERRKELSQLELQQQLGLDAAAITRHLQQLKQQQLIASRKPEQDKRVTLISLTDSGKAELMELEAKRRQCLEEMTRDFSDHEIAAMTAYMNRIASNVARMIE
- a CDS encoding efflux RND transporter permease subunit — translated: MSWMTKFSLKNGTAVVILCMLVMGYGLFAATQIKQQTFPDLEFPAVFIQVAQPGASTEEIEAAVTGPIEASLQSVKGYESLTSTTSENIASIIIQYPFGSDMDELSAKIESAVNKVDLPDNATVSFLRQSANSQPIYQAAIFSATEDAQALQTRLEEVIAPELEKLDGVYSVRLKGIASEHLDIVVDKEKAAQAGISLSSIKSALQAADYALPLGAVSQDDVTIPIRLTGKLQSLEQVEQLKLGAAASPSASTSGSGQQPPGGSAAGTASGAGAGGASPSSMAQGQLPAGSAASAGAEASAAGSQPLVLSDIAEIRTSTSSDELVRFNGEPSYVVEVVKEQDANTADVADAVKEALAAYEQSGELNVHVITDLGKEINKSVDGLVKEGLYGALFCVLIIFLFLRNVRATLISILSLPISIFATIAVLNQMDYTLNIMTLGGIAVSIGRIVDDSIVVIENIFRWRQEKGDQLKGKALAYQATKEVIGPVASSTIATVVVFAPLAFVGGIIGEFFRPFSIAVVISIVTSLLVAIMLIPVLGSRYFRNVKAHKEPSWLADRFERIIRGALKRKKTVLAAAVALLIGSLSLIPALGVVFFPASATPNATIELVLPAQSSLEQTDNVTAKIEHYVQELTGLESYQASVGSSGASPILSAGGKNKATVNVQFAEGTDMKHVVEQLNAELPDVAAAVVPDTAVQVKEGEQQGPPTGNTIEVNLYSSNVESLAEASKQVEALLKQNGDVKDIANNMNEVTPKWGIELNQEGIDLNVSPYLVMQTVGERLRPVDAGTYTLDNKSRSITVSYKQDIVSREQLESIPIATQGGIRQLKEIADITEEHAWITVNHDDGRMYAKVSATVKNEDEVSAVTKRVEADLNSLVFPEGVEANVGGGLEMISEGFVNIGIAMGAAVGLVFLVMSITFGGLRTPLIIMSSLVFIPVGALGALLIAGQPLSMSGMIGMLMLVGIVVTNAVVLLDRVENNRASGMGLTEAIVEASKTRLRPILMTACATMLALVPLALSGSTTSLISGGLAITVIGGLFSSTMLTLIVVPVIYHLAWSRHDVQEQEQW
- a CDS encoding bifunctional transcriptional activator/DNA repair enzyme AdaA, producing MKDELILETSDRRQADGSDRVQQEQQLPRPLTEEQWRAVRDNDSSYDGRFFYAVKTTGIFCRPSCKSRVPNRENIGWFHSSQEALAAQYRPCKRCRPTLERWPDEEWVAAIARYAEQYYRAPLSLEELAQLSHGTPYHLHRTFKRIKGVTPLDYIQSLRINEAKSLLAHSPLSIAEVGRAVGMTNTSYFITLFKKKTGHTPNAYRQLHQQQQPHA
- a CDS encoding LLM class flavin-dependent oxidoreductase — its product is MANHQVKLSVLDLAPVLDGGTPAQSFRNTVDLAQHVEQWGYNRYWLAEHHNMTGVASSATSVIIGHVAAHTQTIRVGSGGIMLPNHAPLMIAEQFGTLESLFPGRIDLGLGRAPGTDQPAMRALRRGLHSDGNDFPEQLHELRSYLNPAMGGGVPGVRAVPGEGLNIPIWLLGSSGFSAQLAGQLGLPFAFASHFAPDYLLQALELYHRHFQPSAVLEKPYVMIGVNAVVAATDEEARRLATSQEQQFLSLIRGERGGLKPPVDTMDGRWTAQEQLLVYGKMLKYSAVGSPDTVKRKLDTIIEETRTDELIVAGQIYDHQARLHSYELLAQIMGE
- a CDS encoding glycoside hydrolase family 43 protein, which gives rise to MNEPVKPNEPIVKHIYTADPSAHVFEGKLYIYPSHDLDHENTSNDNGDQYDMEDYHVLSIDSLDAPCVDHGEALHLRDIPWAKQQLWAPDAAYRNNTYYLFFPARDKEGIFRLGVATSPSPSGPFTPEPNYIPGSFSIDPAVFIDEDDQAYVYFGGLWGGQLEKWQTGAYVEDAEGPEPSAPAIGPRVAKLSEDMLSFQHDALEISILDENGQPLTAGDEERRYFEGPWMHKYNGTYYLSYSTGSTHQIVYATSDNPLGPFTYRGVILTPVLGWTTHHSIVEFQGKWYLFYHDSSLSGGADNKRSVKFTELHYNEDGTIQMIPYPS
- a CDS encoding tubby C-terminal domain-like protein translates to MKYTIRFPFLRNNTSICEIKDETGGIIGYIQRYHANWTQRTINLIFDNFVNNVKVYDSDKQLVLHVVEVNNVKTLIVERWRILIGDQEHKMESKTKIKTNPQFLYTKNDEQVWIKKDFADRIVRFSINNKKIAEAIPAGLMPPQSNLVTFDIFDSTLDISEVAALYFILALKN
- a CDS encoding DNA alkylation repair protein, which encodes MEQQIRTKLQELAEESYRAFASALIPEVGPMMGVRLPHLRALAKQIARGDWAAYLASADGEWFEEVMLQGMVIGYIRADVEEVLQQVAAFVPRIDNWSVCDSFCSGLKITAAHRPRIWQFLQPYLRGAQEYELRFGVVMLLNYYVDEEYIEQVLTQLDQIRHDGYYVKMAVAWAVSVCFARLPERTMAYLQHCSLDQATYSKALQKIVESRRVSTNDKEAIRAMRSAARSLGNA
- a CDS encoding NAD(P)/FAD-dependent oxidoreductase, with protein sequence MNEKELYDVTIIGGGPAGLFASFYSGLREMKTKIIEFQPRLGGKVHVYPEKMVWDVGGVPPLPGAQLIEQMVAQGLTFQPEVVLGEKVTSIGRGEAGQFILHTASGQEHHSRTVILAVGGGILKPMKLEIEGAERFEVSNLHYTVKSLERFKGKRVLISGGGNSAIDWANELEPIAAQVHLTYRKEVLQGHEADVSRLHDSSVTCWLNTTIDRLVASPGQDKIERVALTSNEDGSAVELEVDEVIINHGYERDKELLQNSSIRLELYEHWIAGTAMSETSVPGIYAAGDILHHEGKLHLIAGAFQDAANAVNKAKRYITPEAEERAMVSSHNDRFADKNRELKKHLFSR